The stretch of DNA CCTGCAACGTATATTAAAAAATACATTACACAAAACAGGCTTGTCTGCTCTGGCAAATCGTATCATACATCACAATATGATAAAATCTGGCTTGTCGCAATGGGCAAGGCAGCAGATGCAATGGCCAAGGCCGCACATAATATTTTACACGCAGACGGCGGAGTCATTGTGATTCCAAAAAACACCGGGCCTGCATTTTACAATAAAAAATTTCGAGTCATCCGCGCAGGACATCCAACGCCTAACCAAAACTCGGTCCTTGCCGCAAAAAAGATCATAACACTATTGCAAAATGCGGGCAAAGACGACCTGGTTGTGTTTTTGGTATCTGGGGGCGCATCTGCTCTGGTCTGTGCGCCTGCGGGAATTACACTGCAACAAAAAATCAAGACCACAAAAATACTGCTGGAATCGGGCGCCTCTATATCGGAAATTAACGCAATCCGCAAGCACCTCTCAGGCGTAAAAGGGGGTAAAATCCTAGAAAATCTCCACTGCGACGCATTATCCTATGTAATGTCGGATGTGGTGGGAAACGACTTGGGCGCAATTGCATCTGGAATGACATATTGCGATAAGACGACATTTTCTGACTGTATTGGTATAGTATCAAAGTACAAGCTGGGCAAAAAGATGCCAAAGCCGGTTCTATCCAGACTGTGTCGTGGCGCGCAAGGCAAAATAGCCGAGACTCCAAAAAAGCCAAAAATCCCAAACCAGATAATTGCGTCAAATTCCGACTGTCTTGGTATAATGTCGAAAAAGGCAAAATCACTTGGCTATTCTGTGGTGCAGTATGGTGCTGTGACAGGAGATGTTGCACTGGCTGCGCAAAAAATTCTCAAAAAATTCCAAACTGCAAAAAAATCATGCCTTGTCTTTGGCGGGGAGACCACTGTACAAGTGCGCGGCAGGGGAAAAGGGGGGCGCAACCAGGAGCTTGTACTAAATATAATTCCAAAGTTGCCTGCAAACACAACTGTCGCATCGATTGGAACTGACGGAATTGATGGCAACACGGAATATGCCGGCGCAATCTTTGATCATGCAGTTGATTATGATGTTGTAAAGCCATACTTGCAAAACAATGATTCCAATTCGTTTTTTAGAAAATTTGGCGGCCTGATAAGGACTGGGCCCACCCACACAAACCTGCAAGACATTGGAATAATTCTACAACATTGATGAGCTGATATTGTCTTGGCTTGATATCTTGGAGTACTGGTAGATTAGGCCGCGTTGTTCCGCTAATTGATTGATGAATCTTTTTTTGCCTTCTATTAGCGGGTCTTGAGATTTTTGGTCACTGGATAAATGTTTGATCATCTCGTCCGAGTCCAGCTGAATTTTTATCGTGTCGCCATTTTTTATTATGAAAACGCCGATTCCCCAAAAAATCCCTACGTGCAGCGCGATGTATTTTGATTGCAGGTCAGTTACTTTATCCAGGTAAATGTCGGCATGATCTCGGAACTGATCAACTGTGGTACTGTCAGTCTGAATGGTCCAGCAAATTCTCTTTGCATTTCCGTCGCAAAAAATATTGTGAATCATAGTCAACCAAAAAGGCGTTTTTTGTCTATATAATTTGAATTCAGGTCTGAATAGTCAAGTGCAAAACCATACCGTAATGCAAAAGTCCTTTGCCTTCTTTACGAGGATGGTCGACGAGCTGGTCCAATTCTCCGACACTGATCCTGAACTAGCAGAAGGAATCAAGTGGCTTGATGCGCAGGCACAACAAAAAGGAATCACGTTTTACGAGATGGTGTTCCAAGTTTTGTACAAGCACGACATTACAAATCGCGCACAACAATGGCTCAACACTAGAAACTAGATCTCGGATGCTTTTTTGAATTCTACTTTGTGATCTCCTGGAATGACTTTGATCTTTGGCTCTATTCGTGGCTTTGATTTTTTCTTTGACTTGACAGGTGCCTTTTTCTTTTTTGGCTTGCCATAGTCAGAATATCTAATCCAGACCATTACTTACATTGCAAAAAATTCTCTAATAATTATTACCTTGAGCGGATCGCTGCACTTGGCTGCACAGTAAACGCCCCGCATATTAGCAGAATCTACCAAAATCTCCATAATGGACAGAAGCATCTTGATGGGCCTCTCTATCGTTGTTCTAGTGGGGATTGCAATTGTTACACTTGTTGCATTTCCTGCATCGCAGCACGTCTCATTTGCTGACAAGACTTCTGTCCTGCCTTCCCAGACAAGACACTATACCATAATTGCACAAGACACCACAATAGAGATTGCACCCGGAGTCCGCGTAGAGGCATGGACGTACAATGGTACAATACCTGGTCCCACAATACGCGCAACTGAGGGAGACCGAGTCATAATAGATTTTATCAACAACGGACATTTGCCTCACACGATACATCTGCACGGTGATCACAATGAGAAAAACGACGGCGTATTCCAAGAGGTGCTTCCAGGCCAATCCTACACGTATGACTTTGTAGCAGAGCCTGCAGGCGCATTCATGTATCACTGTCATGTGATGCCAGTCTCTGAGCACATTAGGAACGGCCTCTATGGGGCAATGATAATTGACCCCAAAGTAGCACCAGCGCCTGCGCGAGAGTTTGTCCTAGTCAAAGGCGAATATGACTTGGACGACCAAGAGTCATGGGAGCCGGACTATGTGTTCTTCAACGGCTATGCAGACCAGTACTGGAATAACCCACTGCAGGCAAAAACGGACGAGCTGGTCAGAATCTATTATGTGGACATGGGTGCAATGCCCGCATTTGGGTATCATATCCATGGGACAGTCTTTGATGCAATTGCGTCTGGAATATGGCAAAATCCACCGGTAAAGGCACAAACCTGGGAGGTCTCGCCAGGAAACGCAGCAATCTTTGAGGCAAGCTGGGAAGATCCAGGAAGATACTTGTTCCACCTGCACGGCTTGCCAGAAGAGCGTGGAACCATGGCGTACTTTGATGTGTCCGATGCATCTGATGGCGCAATAGACGGAGTGGATGTTGCAAAAACAAAATCCATCTACATGTGGCAAGACCAGCTTGCACTATTGACAAGACTGCAGGCATCTGATACCGACGGCACCGTTATACCATCATCTAGGCCAACGAGTACAGAGTCACATCAAAACCACTTTGCACAAACTCCTGCAACAATTCAGACCACAACATGTGAAATAGAAAATGGCTCTGCAATGAAATCAAGCAACAAATCATACTATCCTCAGCAAATCCAAGTAAACGCAGGAGACACAGTCCAGTGGAAAAACAGCGACAACTCCATTCACACTGTCACTGGGGAAGAATTTGACTCTGGAATGCTGATGGCGCAAGACACGTTTGAGTACACATTTGAGTCTGCGGGATTGTACGAATATTACTGCACACTGCATCCCTGGATGAGAGGTGCAGTTCAAGTGATCTAGGCAGTAAACACGAGTGTGAACATTCTTGGGTTTGCGTCTATTTTGATTGGCTTTTCTAGGACGTCTCTGAATATTATCTCGAGTACTGTCTTGTGGTATAATGACCAGTTCTGGCCAAGATCGTGCTTTACAATGTAGGTATGGGTGTCGTTTTTGACATTGTGGTTTACCTCAAATCCGGACATTTGCATTCTTGTCTCAAACCACGAGGTAAATGACTCTAGGTTCATTGCGCCTTTCATGAATGTGGCAACATCCTTTACTATTTCACTGCCGATTTTTTTTGCCATCTCTATTACCTCGTCTCCACTCAGCCTGCCAAAGAGCGAATCCAGGATAGGTCTTGCGACTGGAACCATGCCGACCTTGGATTCAAACATGTCCCAATCTGTGTATCTTCTTAGGACTTGGTTTATCAAAACATTAAGGCTGATTCCTTGTTTTTCTGACTCGCGTCGAAGCTTTGCTAGAACCTCATTGTCAAGCCTAAATGAGATGGTGTCTGTTTTTCTCATTTTGACGTCCTTGATACCAGCTGGGCCTTGATGAATCCTACAAACTCTGGCTTGAACTTGTGGGAATTGTCATAAAACCATGACTTGTGCAGCTCTGACTCTAAAGTTATGATTGTGTTCCAGGTGTCGTGAATCTTTTTGTATCTGTCATGTACTGTGGCAGCTAGGTTCATTGCCATAAAGGCATATGATTCGTACGCAAAAAGCCTTGTGCCTGAAAATGATGTCTTGTAGTTGATGGTTTGTTGAGGATCTCTAAAGTCTGGGTTGTCTACTCCTGTTTTCATCAGCTCTGTGTACATTTTGTCAAGTGAGCTGTAAACAAAGTTGGCCTCTGACTTTTGCGCCGTAATTATTGAAATGGCAATTGCGGTAATCGATATTGTGATTGGCAGTATTGTTCCGATTACTGTATACTCTGGCGTCATGATAAAAAAGAAGACTCCTAGCTTGTGACTAGGAATGCTCCTACTCCTGTTCCTACGCCAATTCCTAGGACAAAAAACAATGTATCCCAAGCAATGACTTTTTTGAATGGTGCGCGAATTTCGCGGTTCCAGTGACTCAT from Candidatus Nitrosotenuis aquarius encodes:
- a CDS encoding multicopper oxidase domain-containing protein, whose amino-acid sequence is MGLSIVVLVGIAIVTLVAFPASQHVSFADKTSVLPSQTRHYTIIAQDTTIEIAPGVRVEAWTYNGTIPGPTIRATEGDRVIIDFINNGHLPHTIHLHGDHNEKNDGVFQEVLPGQSYTYDFVAEPAGAFMYHCHVMPVSEHIRNGLYGAMIIDPKVAPAPAREFVLVKGEYDLDDQESWEPDYVFFNGYADQYWNNPLQAKTDELVRIYYVDMGAMPAFGYHIHGTVFDAIASGIWQNPPVKAQTWEVSPGNAAIFEASWEDPGRYLFHLHGLPEERGTMAYFDVSDASDGAIDGVDVAKTKSIYMWQDQLALLTRLQASDTDGTVIPSSRPTSTESHQNHFAQTPATIQTTTCEIENGSAMKSSNKSYYPQQIQVNAGDTVQWKNSDNSIHTVTGEEFDSGMLMAQDTFEYTFESAGLYEYYCTLHPWMRGAVQVI
- a CDS encoding type II toxin-antitoxin system HicB family antitoxin, translated to MRKTDTISFRLDNEVLAKLRRESEKQGISLNVLINQVLRRYTDWDMFESKVGMVPVARPILDSLFGRLSGDEVIEMAKKIGSEIVKDVATFMKGAMNLESFTSWFETRMQMSGFEVNHNVKNDTHTYIVKHDLGQNWSLYHKTVLEIIFRDVLEKPIKIDANPRMFTLVFTA
- a CDS encoding glycerate kinase type-2 family protein; protein product: MRKILDAGLGAARPATYIKKYITQNRLVCSGKSYHTSQYDKIWLVAMGKAADAMAKAAHNILHADGGVIVIPKNTGPAFYNKKFRVIRAGHPTPNQNSVLAAKKIITLLQNAGKDDLVVFLVSGGASALVCAPAGITLQQKIKTTKILLESGASISEINAIRKHLSGVKGGKILENLHCDALSYVMSDVVGNDLGAIASGMTYCDKTTFSDCIGIVSKYKLGKKMPKPVLSRLCRGAQGKIAETPKKPKIPNQIIASNSDCLGIMSKKAKSLGYSVVQYGAVTGDVALAAQKILKKFQTAKKSCLVFGGETTVQVRGRGKGGRNQELVLNIIPKLPANTTVASIGTDGIDGNTEYAGAIFDHAVDYDVVKPYLQNNDSNSFFRKFGGLIRTGPTHTNLQDIGIILQH